From a single Streptomyces liliifuscus genomic region:
- a CDS encoding cation transporter, translated as MTSISLGPSPARRDALARRIRLLVAATITYNVVEAIVAITAGTIASSTALIGFGLDSVIEVSSAAAVAWQFSAREHTVREARERTTLRIIAVSFFTLAAYITFDAVRALAGTGEAERSIPGIVIAALSLAVMPFLSAAQRTAGRELGSASAVADSKQTLLCTYLSAVLLVGLVANATLGWSWADPVAALVIAAIAVKEGRDAWQGKGCCATPAAPVPTQEQAADGCGCRPGCDCC; from the coding sequence ATGACCTCGATATCCCTCGGGCCGTCGCCGGCCCGCCGTGACGCACTCGCGCGCCGCATACGCCTGTTGGTCGCCGCGACGATCACCTACAACGTCGTCGAGGCGATCGTCGCGATCACCGCCGGAACGATCGCCTCCTCCACCGCACTGATCGGCTTCGGCCTCGACTCGGTCATCGAGGTCTCCTCGGCCGCCGCGGTCGCCTGGCAGTTCTCCGCCCGTGAGCACACGGTCCGCGAGGCACGGGAGAGGACAACGCTGCGGATCATCGCGGTGTCGTTCTTCACGCTCGCCGCGTACATCACCTTCGACGCTGTCCGCGCATTGGCCGGCACCGGCGAAGCTGAACGCTCCATCCCCGGCATCGTCATCGCCGCCCTGTCGCTGGCCGTCATGCCGTTCCTGTCCGCCGCCCAGCGCACGGCCGGACGCGAACTCGGTTCCGCCAGCGCGGTCGCGGACTCCAAGCAGACCCTGCTGTGCACGTACCTGTCCGCCGTCCTGCTGGTCGGCCTGGTGGCCAACGCCACCCTCGGCTGGTCCTGGGCCGACCCCGTCGCCGCACTCGTCATCGCCGCCATCGCGGTCAAGGAAGGCCGCGACGCCTGGCAGGGCAAGGGCTGTTGCGCGACACCGGCAGCCCCGGTCCCCACTCAAGAGCAGGCAGCGGATGGGTGCGGGTGCCGACCGGGATGCGACTGCTGCTGA
- a CDS encoding Asp23/Gls24 family envelope stress response protein: MTTQTAPTGKDVSVSQGGKSTQTTTAVTNGVTGADQPAPDRGRTSIADVVVVKVAGIAAREIPGVYDMGGGLSRTIGAVRDRVPGGRPNVGRGVKVEVGERQTAIDLDLVVEYGVPIADVARDVRENVISAVERITGLDVVEVNVTINDVHLPDDDTDAATDSRVE, translated from the coding sequence ATGACCACGCAGACCGCGCCGACCGGCAAGGACGTATCCGTCTCGCAGGGCGGCAAGTCGACACAGACGACGACAGCCGTGACCAATGGTGTCACCGGGGCCGACCAGCCCGCCCCGGACCGCGGCAGGACCTCGATCGCCGATGTCGTCGTCGTGAAGGTGGCGGGCATCGCGGCCCGGGAGATCCCGGGGGTGTACGACATGGGCGGCGGCCTGTCGCGCACCATCGGCGCCGTGCGCGACCGGGTCCCGGGCGGCCGGCCGAACGTCGGGCGCGGCGTCAAGGTCGAGGTCGGCGAGCGGCAGACAGCCATCGATCTCGACCTGGTGGTGGAGTACGGCGTCCCGATCGCCGACGTGGCCCGCGATGTGCGGGAGAACGTGATCTCCGCGGTGGAGCGCATCACCGGGCTGGACGTGGTGGAGGTGAACGTCACCATCAACGACGTACACCTGCCCGACGACGACACCGACGCGGCGACGGACTCCCGCGTGGAGTGA
- a CDS encoding ArsR/SmtB family transcription factor yields the protein MLTIASDIEVLARFGRALADPIRCRLLLALREAPAHPSDLADALGISRTRLSNHLACLRDCGLVIAIPVGRRTRYELADERLGHALDHLRNAVVAVEADKTCPDAETRGCC from the coding sequence GTGCTGACTATTGCCTCCGACATCGAGGTGCTGGCCCGATTCGGCCGTGCGCTCGCAGACCCGATCCGCTGCCGGCTGCTGCTCGCGCTGCGCGAGGCCCCGGCCCACCCTTCCGATCTCGCCGACGCCCTCGGCATCTCCCGTACGAGGCTGTCGAACCACCTGGCGTGCCTGCGGGACTGCGGTCTGGTGATCGCCATCCCCGTCGGCCGCCGCACCCGCTACGAGCTGGCCGACGAACGTCTCGGTCATGCCCTCGACCACCTGCGCAACGCCGTGGTCGCGGTCGAGGCCGACAAGACCTGCCCGGACGCCGAGACGCGGGGCTGCTGTTGA
- a CDS encoding Asp23/Gls24 family envelope stress response protein codes for MPHPRMVINRAVLAVVGLVFLAGGVWLAVTHASWAPRLPGWWPTTGPHTALIDAKELAAVRTQGWWTPTITAGSIAATVLLALWCARQLRSGFRPLMALPTPGTALRTRALEDAMTRQAVAIDGVARCRTRVLTRPGHLRVRLHVWLQPTVAPADVLPAVTALTDHTETALAPSDVRTLVRFSTRSHPRPHLR; via the coding sequence ATGCCACATCCCCGCATGGTCATCAACCGGGCCGTCCTGGCCGTCGTCGGCCTGGTGTTTCTCGCCGGCGGCGTCTGGCTCGCCGTCACCCACGCGTCGTGGGCGCCGCGCCTGCCGGGGTGGTGGCCCACTACCGGACCCCACACCGCACTCATCGACGCGAAGGAACTCGCCGCGGTCCGCACGCAGGGGTGGTGGACACCCACGATCACGGCGGGCTCGATCGCCGCGACCGTCCTGCTCGCCCTCTGGTGCGCCCGGCAACTGCGCAGCGGCTTCCGACCGCTCATGGCTCTGCCCACCCCCGGCACCGCCCTGCGGACCAGGGCCCTGGAGGACGCCATGACCCGGCAGGCGGTCGCGATCGATGGCGTCGCCCGCTGCCGCACCCGCGTACTGACACGGCCAGGACATCTGCGCGTACGCCTACACGTATGGCTTCAGCCGACCGTCGCCCCTGCCGACGTCCTGCCCGCAGTCACCGCACTCACCGACCACACGGAGACAGCTCTCGCCCCCTCGGACGTCCGCACGCTCGTACGCTTCAGCACGCGCTCGCACCCCAGGCCGCACCTCCGCTGA
- a CDS encoding arsenic resistance protein, translating to MEHHQIAVYLGAMALGALVGWAAPSAGPGLEYAINPVLGALLFVTFLQVPAAELLRSLRDGRFLSAALVVNFVVVPLVVAAMFTFLPADQAVRIGVLLVLLCPCVDYVIVFSGLAGGSGRRLLAATPLLLVAQMILLPGFLYVFMGSELADIVEVDPFVEAFLVLIVIPLALAWTLQTWAARRPAGQSVADAASTAMVPLMAATLLVVVASQVPKLGGSLADVAAVIPFYVVFLIVMAYAGKAVARLFRLDAPASRAVVFTGATRNSLVVLPLALALPDALSVAAVVVVTQTLVEVLGMIAYVRLVPRLVPADRITVSG from the coding sequence ATGGAACACCACCAGATCGCGGTGTACCTCGGCGCGATGGCGCTGGGCGCCCTGGTGGGCTGGGCGGCGCCGTCGGCCGGGCCCGGCTTGGAGTACGCCATCAATCCGGTGCTCGGCGCTCTGCTGTTCGTCACCTTCCTCCAGGTCCCGGCCGCCGAGCTCCTCCGTTCCCTGCGCGACGGACGGTTCCTGTCGGCCGCGCTGGTGGTGAACTTCGTGGTGGTGCCGCTGGTCGTCGCCGCGATGTTCACCTTCCTGCCCGCCGACCAGGCCGTACGGATCGGTGTCCTGCTGGTGCTGCTGTGCCCGTGTGTGGACTACGTGATCGTCTTCTCCGGCCTGGCCGGGGGTTCCGGCCGTCGGCTGCTGGCCGCCACCCCGCTGCTGCTGGTCGCGCAGATGATCCTGCTGCCCGGGTTCCTGTACGTCTTCATGGGCTCGGAGCTGGCCGACATCGTCGAGGTCGACCCGTTCGTCGAGGCGTTCCTCGTGCTGATCGTCATCCCGCTGGCGCTGGCGTGGACCTTGCAGACGTGGGCGGCCCGCCGGCCGGCCGGGCAGAGTGTCGCCGACGCCGCGAGCACTGCGATGGTCCCGCTGATGGCCGCCACCCTGCTGGTCGTGGTGGCCTCCCAGGTCCCCAAGCTCGGCGGCAGCCTCGCCGATGTCGCGGCCGTCATCCCGTTCTACGTGGTGTTCCTGATCGTGATGGCGTACGCCGGGAAGGCCGTCGCCCGCCTGTTCCGCCTCGACGCCCCCGCCTCCCGGGCCGTCGTCTTCACCGGCGCGACCCGCAACTCCCTGGTCGTCCTGCCCCTGGCCCTGGCCCTGCCCGATGCCCTGTCGGTGGCCGCGGTGGTCGTGGTCACCCAGACCCTGGTCGAGGTCCTCGGCATGATCGCGTACGTCCGCCTCGTCCCCCGTCTCGTCCCGGCCGACCGAATCACCGTCTCCGGCTGA
- a CDS encoding heavy metal-responsive transcriptional regulator, producing the protein MGTYRISQLAERCGVPATTLRFYEDAGLLPAGRTPSGYRVYGEDAVERLGFISSAKLLGLALEEIRELLDVREEGVCAAVRGRMVPLVAGRIAETEGRIADLSAFSAHLAAVHADLSGPAPEGGCGPDCGCPTVPAAAGPATTGPVPVTLSRFRPAAPEPAPEAAPESAAESWREAPVDCTLDGPELEGRKQEWRQLVEQAITLHEIPDGLRLTFPATVELAGRVAALAAAEQSCCSFFDFTLHLDPAALELTVRTPEAAAPLLTDLFGATA; encoded by the coding sequence ATGGGCACCTATCGGATCTCGCAGCTGGCGGAACGCTGCGGTGTTCCCGCCACCACGCTGCGTTTCTACGAGGACGCCGGGCTGCTGCCGGCCGGGCGGACCCCTTCGGGTTACCGCGTCTACGGCGAGGACGCCGTCGAGCGCCTGGGTTTCATCTCCTCGGCCAAGCTCCTGGGCCTGGCCCTGGAGGAGATCCGCGAGCTCCTGGACGTCCGGGAGGAGGGGGTGTGCGCGGCGGTCCGTGGGCGGATGGTGCCGCTGGTCGCGGGCCGCATCGCGGAGACCGAGGGCCGGATCGCCGACTTGTCGGCATTCTCCGCACATCTTGCCGCCGTTCACGCCGACTTGTCGGGTCCGGCTCCGGAGGGCGGGTGCGGGCCGGACTGTGGCTGCCCCACTGTCCCGGCCGCCGCCGGACCGGCCACCACCGGACCGGTGCCGGTAACGCTGTCGCGGTTCCGGCCCGCCGCGCCGGAACCGGCACCGGAAGCGGCACCGGAATCAGCGGCCGAATCCTGGCGGGAGGCTCCGGTGGACTGCACTCTGGACGGCCCCGAGTTGGAGGGTCGCAAGCAGGAGTGGCGTCAGCTGGTGGAGCAGGCCATCACACTCCACGAGATCCCCGACGGCCTGCGGCTCACGTTCCCGGCCACCGTGGAGCTGGCCGGGCGGGTCGCGGCCCTGGCAGCGGCCGAACAGAGCTGCTGCTCGTTCTTCGACTTCACCCTGCACCTGGATCCCGCCGCGCTGGAACTGACCGTGCGCACCCCCGAAGCCGCGGCACCGCTGCTGACCGACCTGTTCGGAGCGACCGCATGA
- a CDS encoding phospholipase D-like domain-containing protein: MASSTRDQPEQTVPGSDTESLAKTQERVTRIRRRLERLIGIAATEGNTLTALRNGDEIFPAMLAAVRSAEYTVDMMTFVYWRGDIAREFARALAERARAGVRVRLLLDGFGSRLIEKDLLEEMKETGVQVAWFRKPLALSPFKQNHRCHRKVLVVDEQTAFTGGVGIAEEWCGDARNEHEWRDTHVEVRGPAVNGVAAAFAQNWAECHDELFDDCDRFVPHSPQGGAVVQVVRGSASFGWQDMQTLLRVVLESAEDRFRLATAYFSPDVYFIDLLCATARRGVEVEILLPGPHTDKRVCQLAGQHHYENLIACGVKIYQYQPTMLHTKVITVDGVAALVGSTNFNRRSLDHDEEIMLAALDQEFTAILDSHFDNDLKAATLIREGRWKRRSVLQRAREVAVMPIRRFL; encoded by the coding sequence ATGGCCAGTAGCACGCGGGACCAGCCCGAGCAGACCGTCCCCGGCTCCGACACTGAGTCACTGGCGAAGACCCAGGAGCGCGTCACGCGGATACGGCGCCGCCTTGAGCGGCTGATCGGTATCGCGGCGACCGAGGGCAACACGCTGACCGCTCTGCGCAACGGAGACGAGATCTTCCCGGCGATGCTGGCGGCCGTCCGGTCCGCCGAGTACACCGTGGACATGATGACCTTCGTGTACTGGAGGGGAGACATCGCCCGCGAGTTCGCGCGGGCGCTGGCCGAACGGGCCAGGGCGGGTGTACGGGTGCGGCTGCTGCTCGACGGCTTCGGCAGTCGGCTGATCGAGAAGGACCTGCTGGAGGAAATGAAGGAGACAGGTGTGCAAGTGGCCTGGTTCCGCAAGCCCCTGGCCCTGTCACCGTTCAAACAGAACCACCGCTGTCACCGCAAGGTCCTCGTCGTGGACGAGCAGACGGCGTTCACCGGCGGGGTCGGCATCGCCGAGGAGTGGTGCGGCGACGCGCGCAACGAGCACGAATGGCGCGACACCCACGTCGAGGTCCGCGGGCCGGCCGTGAACGGTGTGGCTGCCGCCTTCGCGCAGAACTGGGCCGAGTGCCACGACGAACTCTTCGACGACTGCGACCGGTTCGTCCCGCACAGTCCGCAGGGTGGCGCGGTGGTGCAGGTGGTGCGCGGGTCGGCCAGCTTCGGCTGGCAGGACATGCAGACCCTGCTCCGGGTCGTGCTGGAGTCCGCCGAAGACCGCTTCCGGCTGGCCACCGCCTACTTCTCACCCGACGTCTACTTCATCGACCTGCTGTGCGCGACGGCCCGGCGGGGGGTCGAGGTGGAGATCCTGCTGCCCGGCCCTCACACCGACAAGAGGGTCTGCCAACTGGCCGGCCAGCACCACTACGAGAACCTCATCGCCTGTGGCGTGAAGATCTACCAGTACCAGCCGACGATGCTGCACACCAAGGTCATCACCGTCGACGGCGTCGCCGCCCTGGTCGGCTCCACCAACTTCAACCGCCGCTCCCTCGACCACGACGAGGAGATAATGCTCGCCGCGCTGGACCAGGAGTTCACGGCCATTCTCGACAGCCATTTCGACAACGATCTCAAGGCCGCCACGCTGATCCGTGAGGGACGCTGGAAGCGACGTTCCGTACTGCAGCGGGCGCGCGAGGTCGCCGTCATGCCCATCCGCCGATTCTTGTAG
- a CDS encoding DUF6286 domain-containing Asp23/Gls24 family envelope stress response protein, whose product MTVAAAQRGTTTVSDKAVRKIAERVAAEAVSVSVPGAGAAKGSATVRGRRADVAVDVALRYPTPLPGAVRALQKHVTDRTHRLTGLDIAAVRIAVTALIPVPAAAKSVAPRNHSAPASAEPVVVSRTPLRWWSRRRLPMGLLTLAAAVACGALAFDLILVHTAHRPAALWRTHTLNWLSGHGPGEPSVVIGAGVLAVLGLLMIALALTPGRRGLLTLASPSPRLRAAVDRGAVAVLVRDAVGDTQGIGRVRVRVRRRTVAVRARLAFGDRAVARRRVESAAGRALEGCGLLRVPRLRVRVRPEAAWDPETEEGGGGVGHPVAVTADGRALEGANR is encoded by the coding sequence ATGACCGTGGCAGCCGCCCAGCGGGGCACAACGACCGTCTCGGACAAGGCGGTACGCAAGATCGCCGAACGGGTGGCCGCCGAAGCCGTGTCGGTGTCGGTTCCGGGCGCAGGAGCCGCCAAGGGTTCGGCCACCGTGCGCGGGCGCCGGGCGGATGTCGCGGTCGATGTGGCGCTGCGCTACCCGACACCACTGCCCGGCGCGGTCCGGGCACTTCAGAAGCATGTCACCGACCGCACACACCGGTTGACCGGTCTCGACATCGCCGCGGTGCGCATCGCCGTCACCGCTCTGATCCCCGTACCTGCCGCGGCGAAGTCCGTGGCGCCGCGCAACCACTCCGCCCCGGCGAGCGCGGAGCCGGTAGTCGTTTCGCGGACGCCGCTGCGGTGGTGGTCGCGGCGCCGACTGCCGATGGGGCTCCTCACCCTGGCGGCCGCGGTGGCCTGCGGCGCCCTGGCGTTCGACCTGATTCTGGTGCACACCGCTCACCGCCCGGCAGCGCTCTGGCGCACCCACACCTTGAACTGGCTGTCGGGACACGGCCCCGGCGAGCCGTCCGTGGTCATCGGCGCCGGCGTGCTCGCCGTTCTCGGCCTCCTGATGATCGCCCTGGCCCTCACTCCCGGACGTCGTGGGCTGCTCACGCTCGCCTCGCCCTCTCCGCGCCTGCGGGCGGCCGTGGACCGTGGGGCGGTCGCGGTCCTGGTCCGCGACGCCGTGGGTGACACCCAGGGCATCGGTCGCGTGCGGGTTCGGGTGCGACGGCGCACCGTCGCTGTCCGGGCCCGACTGGCCTTCGGCGACCGGGCAGTCGCTCGGCGGCGAGTGGAGAGCGCGGCCGGCCGGGCACTGGAGGGCTGCGGCCTGCTCCGAGTGCCGCGGTTGCGCGTCCGTGTCCGGCCCGAGGCCGCCTGGGATCCCGAGACGGAAGAGGGTGGTGGAGGGGTGGGACACCCCGTCGCAGTCACTGCCGACGGCAGGGCTCTCGAAGGAGCGAACCGCTGA
- a CDS encoding RNA polymerase sigma factor SigF produces MSARATTAVTTEAVDEADDLPWIEDGGKVAPKDARVLSRLFLDRLQVLEEGTREYQYARNTLIEMNLSLVTFAARRFRNRGSGDMEDIVQVGTIGLIKAIDRFDLSREVEFTSFAIPYIVGEIKRFFRDTTWAVHVPRRLQELRVELAKSKEALATTLNRTPTVKELAAHLGLTEDEVVEGLVAANGYVAGSIDTPGGDDETGDSGQKYTDTLGEVDPALDLFEDLHALGPLLQQLDERERAIIEMRFGQEMTQAEIGSELQLSQMHISRLLSRTLTKLRKGLLPA; encoded by the coding sequence ATGAGCGCCCGCGCAACCACTGCCGTCACCACCGAAGCAGTCGACGAGGCCGATGACCTGCCCTGGATCGAGGACGGCGGAAAGGTCGCCCCCAAGGACGCACGCGTACTGTCCCGGCTGTTCCTGGACCGGCTTCAGGTCCTGGAGGAGGGCACCCGCGAGTACCAGTACGCCCGCAACACGCTCATCGAGATGAACCTCTCCCTGGTGACCTTCGCGGCCCGCCGCTTCCGCAACAGGGGCAGCGGGGACATGGAGGACATCGTCCAGGTCGGCACCATCGGCCTGATCAAGGCCATCGACCGGTTCGACCTGTCACGCGAGGTCGAGTTCACCTCCTTCGCGATCCCCTACATCGTCGGCGAGATCAAGCGCTTCTTCCGCGACACCACCTGGGCCGTGCACGTCCCCAGGCGCCTGCAGGAACTGCGCGTCGAACTCGCGAAGAGCAAGGAAGCCCTCGCCACCACGCTCAACCGCACCCCCACGGTGAAGGAACTCGCCGCCCACCTCGGCCTGACCGAGGACGAGGTCGTCGAGGGCCTCGTGGCCGCCAACGGCTATGTCGCCGGCTCCATCGACACCCCGGGCGGCGACGACGAAACCGGCGACAGCGGGCAGAAGTACACGGACACCCTGGGCGAAGTCGATCCGGCGCTGGACCTGTTCGAAGACCTGCACGCGCTCGGCCCTCTGCTGCAGCAGCTCGACGAGCGGGAGCGCGCCATCATCGAGATGCGCTTCGGCCAGGAGATGACCCAGGCGGAGATCGGCAGCGAACTGCAGCTGTCGCAGATGCACATATCCCGCCTGCTCTCCCGCACCCTCACCAAGCTCCGCAAGGGCCTGCTCCCGGCCTGA
- a CDS encoding ATP-binding protein, with amino-acid sequence MLSNLPDISDEFIGRKSELAHLSDALMREGLVTLIGVGGVGKSRLALHAVHAALRNQRRKAIWVELWPLRDDRLLIATVADAAGFADHTATLPLDALCEWLADTDAVLVLDSCEHLLSSCRHLAAHLVMTCPSLTVLATSREPLEMPGEHLVTVEPLPTATDAVELLRRRASTAGASLTDPKDRATAARLCRWLEGIPLSLELVAGHLGQRTLREVENTLWSRLDLEAEGEVTGPSRHRAIRTTIGWSHELCEPSERLLWARLSVFRGTVDIDTVHAVCGGGPLHETAVEAALSGLVAKSVVSRGAGGYRMLDTVRDYGHMWLDETGEASSMADRHAEHFLGLARSANRDWLGPRQASWYHAIRRAHPDLCAALDRSLATHPRAALEMSGLLGFFWSCCGRLREVAHYVQASLDADVESGASRARARWALGVARVLRGEYEAAGTLAASSHAEASARQDVEGMLRAAYLEGLIYLLQGRPMTARWLADRELDRAGHTAPASQGRFMCRLVRVFALTAEGQLSIARREAGELYDDCVAIGEWWTRSYAAYQLALIALFEDRTQDATAHAMRMLQGKQHLGDSFGIALGLDLLASILAAQGAGEQAVTALGAGETYWGTVGHPQRGTPEMKHVRDQLEQTTRHLLGDDRYDEALRRAARQDPDLILHELLNGTGPNG; translated from the coding sequence GTGTTGAGCAACCTCCCTGACATCTCCGACGAGTTCATCGGGCGCAAGTCCGAACTGGCTCACCTCTCCGACGCGTTGATGCGGGAGGGCCTTGTCACACTCATCGGGGTGGGCGGTGTCGGCAAGAGCCGGCTGGCTCTGCACGCCGTGCACGCGGCTCTCAGGAACCAGCGTCGCAAGGCGATCTGGGTGGAACTGTGGCCCCTGCGGGACGACCGTCTCCTGATCGCGACGGTGGCTGACGCCGCCGGCTTCGCCGACCACACGGCGACCCTGCCGCTGGATGCCCTCTGCGAGTGGCTGGCGGACACGGACGCCGTACTCGTGCTCGACTCCTGCGAACACCTGCTGAGTTCCTGCCGTCACCTGGCCGCCCATCTGGTCATGACCTGCCCCTCCCTGACCGTGCTGGCGACCAGCCGCGAACCACTGGAGATGCCCGGCGAACACCTCGTCACCGTCGAACCACTGCCCACCGCGACCGACGCCGTCGAGTTGCTGCGCCGCCGTGCGTCCACCGCTGGAGCATCGTTGACGGACCCGAAGGATCGAGCGACAGCGGCCCGCCTGTGCCGGTGGCTGGAAGGGATCCCGCTGTCCCTGGAACTGGTTGCCGGGCACCTTGGGCAGCGGACGCTCCGCGAGGTCGAGAACACTCTGTGGTCACGGCTGGACCTCGAAGCCGAGGGAGAGGTCACCGGGCCGTCGCGCCACCGGGCGATCCGCACCACCATCGGGTGGAGCCATGAGCTGTGCGAACCGTCGGAGCGGCTGCTGTGGGCGCGGCTGTCCGTCTTCCGCGGCACGGTGGACATCGACACGGTCCATGCCGTGTGCGGCGGAGGTCCACTGCACGAGACGGCCGTGGAGGCAGCGCTGTCGGGCCTGGTGGCGAAGTCCGTCGTGTCCCGCGGCGCGGGCGGCTACCGGATGCTGGACACAGTGCGCGACTACGGACACATGTGGCTGGACGAGACCGGCGAGGCCTCAAGCATGGCCGACCGCCACGCCGAGCACTTCCTGGGTCTCGCCCGCAGCGCGAACCGGGACTGGCTCGGCCCTCGGCAGGCATCCTGGTACCACGCGATCCGCCGCGCCCACCCCGATCTGTGCGCCGCCCTCGACCGCTCCCTCGCCACACACCCCCGGGCCGCCCTCGAGATGAGCGGGCTGCTCGGCTTCTTCTGGAGCTGCTGCGGACGCCTCCGCGAGGTCGCCCACTACGTGCAGGCCTCCCTGGACGCCGACGTGGAGTCCGGTGCCTCGCGTGCCCGGGCCCGGTGGGCCCTGGGCGTGGCGCGCGTGCTGCGGGGAGAGTACGAGGCCGCGGGCACGCTGGCGGCGTCCAGTCACGCGGAGGCGTCGGCCCGGCAGGACGTCGAGGGCATGCTGCGGGCTGCCTACCTGGAGGGCCTGATCTACCTCCTGCAGGGCCGTCCGATGACCGCCCGCTGGCTGGCCGACCGCGAACTGGACCGCGCGGGACATACCGCGCCTGCCTCGCAGGGCCGGTTCATGTGCCGGCTCGTCCGTGTCTTCGCGCTCACGGCGGAGGGGCAGCTGAGCATCGCCCGCCGCGAGGCCGGGGAACTGTACGACGACTGCGTGGCGATCGGCGAGTGGTGGACCCGCTCCTACGCCGCCTATCAACTGGCCCTGATCGCCCTGTTCGAGGACCGCACCCAGGACGCCACCGCGCACGCCATGCGCATGCTGCAAGGCAAGCAGCACCTCGGAGACAGCTTCGGCATCGCCCTCGGCCTCGACCTGCTGGCATCGATCCTCGCCGCCCAGGGCGCAGGAGAACAGGCCGTCACGGCACTGGGCGCCGGCGAGACGTACTGGGGCACCGTCGGCCACCCTCAACGCGGCACCCCCGAAATGAAGCACGTACGCGACCAGCTCGAACAGACGACTCGCCACCTTCTCGGCGACGACAGATACGACGAGGCCCTCCGCCGAGCGGCACGCCAGGACCCCGACCTGATCCTGCACGAGCTCCTGAACGGAACCGGCCCGAACGGGTGA
- a CDS encoding alpha/beta fold hydrolase, whose protein sequence is MTVHGHQAARAGARAALVPRRSPPAARAAILFLHGGTADSRAPSRPWQLAAVRMKPFVRAVAAALPDDGVFLGEVRYRVRGWNGADADALRDVRRALAELTRLVGDVPVILVGHSMGGRAALRAADAPQVRAVLALAPWCPDDEPVTHLRDKDVTVIHGDRDRVTDPHDSVAFVHRARAAGARADVLLVPGGDHAMLHRSANWHRIAASTAVGLLPL, encoded by the coding sequence ATGACGGTTCACGGGCACCAGGCCGCAAGGGCAGGTGCGCGCGCCGCGCTGGTGCCGCGCCGCTCTCCTCCCGCGGCGCGTGCCGCCATCCTGTTCCTGCACGGCGGCACGGCCGACAGCCGGGCTCCGTCCCGGCCGTGGCAGTTGGCAGCCGTACGGATGAAACCGTTCGTACGGGCCGTGGCCGCGGCGCTGCCGGACGACGGGGTCTTCCTGGGAGAGGTGCGCTACCGCGTGCGCGGCTGGAACGGCGCTGACGCCGATGCCCTGCGGGACGTCCGGCGGGCACTCGCGGAGCTCACGCGCCTCGTCGGAGATGTCCCGGTGATCCTCGTGGGCCACTCGATGGGAGGTCGCGCGGCCCTGCGCGCCGCGGACGCGCCTCAGGTCCGGGCCGTGCTGGCACTGGCGCCCTGGTGTCCGGACGACGAGCCGGTGACCCACCTGCGGGACAAGGACGTCACAGTGATCCACGGAGACCGTGACCGCGTCACCGACCCGCACGACTCGGTGGCGTTCGTTCACCGGGCCCGCGCGGCCGGGGCCCGTGCCGATGTCCTCCTCGTGCCGGGCGGCGACCACGCGATGCTCCACCGCAGCGCGAACTGGCACCGGATCGCGGCCTCGACCGCCGTCGGGCTGCTGCCGCTCTGA
- a CDS encoding anti-sigma factor, translated as MTTADPHTLTGAYALHALTHDEREEFRRHLAACEPCTQETAELSATATRLALAVSLTPRPALRAQVLHQITTVRQDTPRRPLLPKTARTARRGRLLPRWALAASLAAAAALGTTAAWQHQRAEDALQQARQSQQQTDRIAAVLAAPDAKTRATTLPGGATGTLTVSDHQDKAVLAVTAMTDPPPGKVYQLWFNTHGTMRPAGLMDPTRSNQSVLMDGLHDATGMGITLEPTGGSPQPTTTPLTQMNLPT; from the coding sequence ATGACCACCGCCGACCCGCACACCCTCACCGGCGCCTACGCCCTGCACGCCCTCACCCACGACGAACGCGAAGAATTCCGACGCCACCTCGCCGCCTGCGAACCCTGCACCCAGGAGACCGCCGAACTGAGTGCCACCGCCACCCGCCTGGCCCTGGCCGTCTCCCTCACCCCCCGCCCCGCACTGCGCGCACAGGTACTCCACCAGATCACCACCGTCCGCCAGGACACACCCCGCCGGCCCCTCCTGCCCAAGACAGCCCGCACGGCCCGGCGCGGACGCCTCCTGCCACGCTGGGCGCTGGCAGCCTCCCTGGCCGCGGCCGCCGCCCTCGGCACCACCGCGGCATGGCAGCACCAGCGTGCCGAGGATGCCCTCCAACAGGCCCGGCAGTCCCAACAGCAGACAGACCGGATCGCCGCCGTCCTCGCCGCACCCGACGCCAAAACCCGCGCCACCACCCTGCCCGGCGGGGCCACCGGCACCCTCACCGTCTCCGACCACCAGGACAAAGCCGTCCTCGCCGTCACCGCCATGACCGACCCACCCCCGGGCAAGGTCTACCAACTCTGGTTCAACACCCACGGCACCATGCGCCCCGCCGGACTCATGGACCCCACCCGCAGCAACCAGTCCGTCCTGATGGACGGTCTCCACGACGCCACCGGCATGGGCATCACCCTCGAACCCACCGGCGGATCCCCACAACCCACCACCACCCCACTCACCCAGATGAACCTCCCCACCTGA